The following proteins are co-located in the Haloarcula marismortui ATCC 43049 genome:
- a CDS encoding M20 family metallopeptidase has translation MAFDIPSFHRRAVETRSDEHVDDMRSLLVDTLEDAGEYPEIDDLGNVVVSRGDEDGTHILLNTHIDTVPPHLPYERRTEPPGPDETIDGTGGDGDGDIVCGRGACDAKGPLAALLDAFLTVTPDDGRVTLAISTDEETTQTGGAHLADTIDADGYIVGEPTGLDVCTAARGQFEGTVTIHGESAHAADPGSGHNAIRAAAPILQAMESYEEKKGPGEHETLGYPILTPSMVEGGEATNQVPAECTITFDRRSVPPETSESFCADLQAHLEQWLPESMGLTVDLIRPDTPFPEAFATDTDAELVRTLQEASGGGVRQFGAATEASYFANNGPTVVFGPGDLSDETGAVAHSKREYVRLSEVRTAARAVRETVERLV, from the coding sequence ATGGCGTTCGACATCCCATCGTTCCACCGGCGGGCCGTCGAAACGCGGTCAGACGAGCACGTCGACGACATGCGCTCGCTGCTGGTCGACACGCTGGAAGACGCCGGCGAGTACCCGGAGATAGACGACCTCGGGAACGTCGTCGTCTCGCGGGGCGACGAGGACGGAACGCATATCCTGCTCAATACGCACATCGACACCGTGCCGCCGCATCTGCCCTACGAGCGGCGGACAGAGCCGCCGGGGCCAGACGAGACTATCGACGGCACTGGCGGTGACGGGGACGGCGATATCGTCTGTGGCCGCGGAGCCTGCGACGCGAAAGGGCCGCTCGCGGCGCTCCTCGATGCGTTCCTCACCGTGACGCCCGACGACGGCCGGGTCACACTGGCGATTTCTACCGACGAGGAGACGACACAGACCGGCGGCGCACACCTCGCTGACACCATCGACGCCGACGGCTACATCGTCGGCGAGCCGACTGGCCTCGATGTGTGTACGGCCGCCCGCGGCCAGTTCGAGGGGACGGTCACCATCCACGGCGAGAGTGCCCACGCCGCCGACCCCGGCAGCGGCCACAACGCGATTCGAGCCGCCGCGCCGATACTGCAGGCGATGGAGAGTTACGAGGAAAAGAAAGGGCCGGGCGAACACGAAACGCTTGGTTACCCCATTCTCACCCCGTCGATGGTGGAGGGCGGCGAGGCGACCAATCAGGTCCCAGCCGAATGCACTATCACGTTCGACCGGCGGAGCGTCCCGCCGGAGACCAGCGAGTCATTCTGTGCGGACCTGCAGGCCCACCTCGAACAGTGGCTCCCGGAATCGATGGGCCTCACCGTGGACCTCATCCGCCCGGATACGCCGTTTCCCGAGGCGTTTGCAACCGACACCGACGCCGAACTGGTCCGCACACTGCAGGAAGCTAGCGGCGGCGGGGTCCGGCAGTTCGGGGCCGCGACAGAAGCTTCGTATTTCGCAAACAACGGGCCGACTGTGGTGTTCGGCCCCGGCGACCTGAGCGACGAAACAGGTGCTGTCGCGCACTCGAAACGCGAGTACGTCCGGCTCTCGGAAGTTCGAACCGCCGCACGAGCTGTGCGAGAGACAGTCGAACGGCTGGTCTAA
- the lysA gene encoding diaminopimelate decarboxylase gives MSHDSPPVRRLADWDHERLEAVAAEHGTPLYVVDLDRVAENYERFAAAFPDAHVMYAAKAHTGQAVLSKLLETGADIECAAWGELQRAIDAGADPNTLQYTAVNPPDRDLDRAVELAAEHPGLTITGGARDTFDRLEERGYNGRVAIRINPGIGTGHHEKVATGKDAKFGIPYDEVPEVAADVRERFDLVGLHAHAGSGVLHDDLDDHCRAIGKVADMGREVIADGAELDFVDFGGGFGVPYREDVEPLDMEIVGEKVREAVGDLDAQVKLEPGRYVVADAECILTEVNTVKETPAATVVGVDASLATLIRPAMFGSYHPIRNVTAPEREAEPVSVGGPCCTSADVFCTDRPLARPERTDLLAIGNAGAYGYELANQFHSQPRPAEVAFEGGETRVVRERETLADVTRMER, from the coding sequence ATGAGCCACGACTCGCCGCCGGTCCGCCGCCTCGCGGACTGGGACCACGAGCGTCTGGAGGCGGTAGCTGCCGAGCACGGCACGCCGCTGTACGTCGTTGACCTCGACCGCGTCGCCGAGAACTACGAGCGGTTCGCCGCGGCGTTTCCCGACGCCCACGTCATGTACGCCGCGAAGGCCCACACCGGTCAGGCCGTCCTGTCGAAACTGCTTGAGACAGGCGCTGACATCGAGTGTGCCGCCTGGGGGGAACTCCAGCGGGCTATCGACGCCGGCGCAGACCCGAACACGCTCCAGTACACGGCCGTCAATCCGCCGGACCGCGACCTCGACCGTGCCGTCGAACTGGCGGCAGAGCACCCCGGGCTGACGATTACGGGGGGCGCGCGGGACACCTTCGACCGCCTCGAAGAGCGGGGCTACAACGGCCGGGTCGCCATCCGCATCAATCCCGGTATCGGGACGGGCCACCACGAGAAGGTCGCGACGGGGAAAGACGCTAAGTTCGGCATTCCCTACGACGAGGTGCCCGAGGTCGCGGCCGACGTGCGCGAGCGGTTCGACCTCGTCGGCCTGCACGCCCACGCCGGCAGCGGCGTCCTTCACGACGACCTCGACGACCACTGTCGGGCCATCGGAAAGGTCGCCGACATGGGCCGAGAGGTCATCGCCGACGGCGCGGAACTGGACTTCGTCGACTTCGGCGGCGGCTTTGGCGTGCCGTACCGAGAAGACGTCGAGCCACTGGACATGGAGATTGTCGGCGAGAAGGTCCGCGAGGCGGTCGGGGACCTCGACGCGCAGGTCAAACTCGAACCCGGCCGGTACGTTGTCGCCGACGCCGAGTGCATCCTCACGGAGGTCAACACGGTCAAGGAGACGCCGGCGGCGACCGTCGTCGGCGTCGACGCCTCGCTGGCAACACTCATCCGACCGGCAATGTTCGGCTCCTACCACCCGATCCGGAACGTCACCGCTCCGGAGCGGGAGGCCGAACCGGTGTCGGTCGGCGGCCCCTGCTGTACGAGCGCCGACGTGTTCTGCACTGACCGACCGCTCGCTCGACCCGAGCGAACTGACCTGCTGGCAATCGGCAACGCCGGTGCGTACGGCTACGAACTGGCGAACCAGTTCCACTCCCAGCCACGGCCGGCAGAAGTTGCCTTCGAGGGCGGCGAGACGCGAGTCGTGCGGGAACGCGAGACGCTGGCGGACGTGACCCGCATGGAACGGTAA
- a CDS encoding Tfx family DNA-binding protein, which produces MDERIDPDELLAAVGFDADESVLTRRQAEVLALREHDIRQSDIGELLGTSRANISSIERNARENVEKARQTVAFANTLTAPVCVDIEAGTDIYDIPPTVYAACDEAGVEVNYGSSNLLQLIDDAVDGAIQQDTVQVPLRIDVTNDGVVHVRGQSAERTE; this is translated from the coding sequence ATGGATGAGCGAATCGACCCGGACGAACTGCTCGCTGCTGTCGGCTTTGATGCGGACGAGAGCGTGCTAACGCGTCGTCAGGCGGAGGTGCTTGCGCTCCGCGAACATGATATTCGTCAGAGTGATATCGGGGAGTTGCTCGGCACGTCACGTGCGAATATTTCAAGTATCGAGCGCAATGCGAGAGAAAACGTCGAAAAAGCACGCCAGACGGTCGCCTTCGCAAACACCCTGACCGCACCCGTTTGTGTTGACATCGAGGCCGGGACCGATATCTACGATATTCCACCGACGGTGTATGCCGCCTGTGATGAGGCCGGTGTGGAGGTCAATTACGGCTCCTCGAATCTGTTGCAACTCATCGATGACGCCGTCGATGGGGCGATTCAGCAGGACACGGTGCAGGTGCCACTCCGCATCGATGTGACAAACGACGGTGTCGTACACGTTCGAGGGCAGTCGGCAGAACGCACAGAGTGA
- a CDS encoding aldehyde dehydrogenase family protein — protein sequence MSSDSKQQSATERKSAIKKRHEQAANEVLPDRRELYIGGEWVQSSGGETFETIDPTTGETLAEVQAGTAEDIDSAVAAAWNAYDETYSELSTGERQAMLDGIADAIAERSEEFAKLESLDNGKPITEARIDIDLVIDHFRYFAGLARSGEGRTIETDDSRHVQTLREPYGVVGQIIPWNFPLLMAAWKLAPALSAGNTVVLKPAEETPLSILKLMEITEDVIPDGVVNVVTGFGPEAGEPLSKHPDIRKLAFTGSTEIGSKVMQSAAESITDVTLELGGKSPLVVFPDADLEQAVQTTITSIFFNTGECCCAGSRLFVHEDIKDEFLDELAAAAEDLTVDDPLLESTDLGPKVTAEQVERTLGYIEEAEREGAAFVTGGSQPDDEALSDGCFVAPTLIDEIDHDSKAVQEEIFGPVQEVFSWSEYDEMIELANDVDYGLAAGVLTEDLSKAHQCAKDIEAGNIWVNTYNDFPAGQPFGGYKQSGIGREIGQETIDHYTQTKTVNISLD from the coding sequence ATGTCTAGTGACAGCAAGCAACAAAGCGCCACAGAGCGGAAGTCAGCGATAAAGAAGCGGCACGAACAGGCGGCAAACGAGGTGCTGCCGGATCGGCGGGAGTTGTACATCGGTGGCGAATGGGTCCAGAGCAGCGGCGGGGAGACATTCGAAACAATAGACCCGACAACCGGTGAAACGCTTGCAGAAGTGCAAGCCGGCACAGCCGAGGATATTGATAGCGCGGTTGCGGCCGCGTGGAACGCATACGATGAGACGTATAGCGAGCTATCCACAGGCGAACGTCAGGCGATGCTGGACGGTATCGCAGACGCCATTGCGGAGCGAAGCGAGGAGTTCGCAAAGCTCGAAAGTTTAGATAACGGGAAACCGATTACCGAGGCTCGGATCGATATTGACCTCGTTATCGACCACTTCCGGTATTTCGCAGGTCTCGCCCGGTCGGGCGAGGGACGGACTATTGAAACCGACGATAGCCGCCACGTCCAGACACTCCGGGAGCCGTACGGGGTTGTCGGACAGATAATCCCGTGGAACTTCCCGCTCCTGATGGCGGCCTGGAAGCTCGCGCCGGCGTTGTCGGCCGGGAACACGGTCGTACTGAAGCCCGCTGAGGAGACGCCGCTGAGTATTCTCAAACTGATGGAAATCACGGAGGACGTGATTCCTGACGGCGTCGTTAACGTCGTCACCGGGTTCGGCCCGGAAGCAGGAGAGCCACTCTCGAAACACCCTGACATCCGGAAACTAGCATTCACTGGATCGACAGAAATCGGGAGTAAAGTAATGCAAAGCGCCGCCGAAAGCATCACCGACGTGACGCTGGAGCTGGGCGGAAAAAGTCCGCTCGTTGTGTTCCCTGATGCAGACCTGGAACAGGCTGTCCAGACGACGATTACGTCGATCTTCTTTAATACTGGTGAGTGCTGCTGTGCCGGGTCACGGTTGTTCGTGCACGAAGATATCAAAGACGAGTTCCTGGATGAGCTTGCGGCTGCAGCTGAGGACCTGACTGTTGACGACCCACTGCTGGAGTCGACAGACCTCGGCCCGAAAGTGACCGCGGAGCAGGTCGAGCGGACGCTGGGCTACATCGAGGAGGCAGAACGAGAGGGGGCAGCCTTCGTCACTGGGGGAAGTCAGCCGGACGACGAGGCCCTTTCGGATGGGTGCTTCGTCGCGCCGACGCTCATTGACGAGATTGACCACGACAGCAAAGCAGTCCAGGAGGAAATATTCGGCCCGGTTCAGGAAGTATTCAGCTGGAGCGAGTACGATGAGATGATCGAACTGGCTAACGATGTCGACTACGGCCTCGCAGCAGGAGTCCTCACAGAAGACCTCTCGAAGGCACACCAGTGTGCAAAAGACATCGAGGCGGGGAACATCTGGGTCAACACCTACAACGACTTCCCGGCAGGCCAGCCGTTCGGCGGATACAAACAGTCGGGAATCGGTCGAGAGATCGGGCAGGAGACAATCGACCACTACACGCAGACGAAGACGGTGAATATCTCACTCGATTGA
- a CDS encoding bactofilin family protein, with protein MSSRLSSGGIRVATLAVVSLVLLSAVTGTVAAQSYQGASGTIVIGPDETYDSVEGVAGTVIVRGTVTGDIATAAGTVHVTETGEVGGNIEAAAGTVRIDGTVGGDVSVAGGTVEIGETAQIDGNLDVGASYLALRGTVDGTVQAGAEEFVLGPTASVGGDVRYDAATFTRAPEAAVGGSVVRDESIGASAGPEFGEFALPSWFGVVYGLFVNLLLGAILLAIFPSFSARVAGHVAERPAKSGGVGLLALVAVPVVLVVLLFTIVGIPLSLVGAVAFGVAAWVAVVYGQFAIGSWALSLADRENRWLALVVGLVGFALLGAIPVLGGLLELVAFLLGLGALALTLRESYRNRGAEPSGGRQTTLDESAGDTAAA; from the coding sequence ATGTCTTCCAGACTTTCAAGCGGTGGCATCCGGGTCGCGACGCTCGCGGTCGTCTCGCTCGTTTTGCTCTCAGCTGTGACTGGTACCGTCGCCGCGCAGTCGTATCAGGGAGCAAGTGGAACGATAGTCATCGGACCTGACGAGACGTACGACAGTGTCGAGGGGGTCGCCGGAACGGTCATCGTCCGCGGGACGGTGACCGGCGACATCGCAACCGCAGCGGGAACCGTCCACGTCACCGAGACCGGCGAGGTGGGCGGCAACATCGAAGCTGCAGCGGGGACCGTCCGCATCGACGGCACCGTCGGCGGCGACGTGAGCGTCGCCGGCGGCACAGTCGAGATCGGTGAGACGGCACAGATCGACGGGAACCTCGATGTGGGCGCGAGCTACCTCGCGCTTCGCGGGACAGTCGACGGGACCGTCCAAGCCGGCGCGGAGGAGTTTGTCCTCGGGCCGACGGCGTCGGTCGGCGGCGATGTCCGCTACGACGCCGCGACGTTCACCCGCGCCCCCGAGGCCGCGGTCGGTGGAAGTGTGGTCCGGGACGAAAGCATCGGCGCCAGCGCCGGTCCGGAGTTCGGTGAGTTCGCGCTGCCGTCGTGGTTCGGCGTCGTCTACGGCCTGTTCGTGAACCTCCTGCTGGGCGCGATCCTACTGGCTATCTTCCCGTCGTTCTCGGCGCGCGTCGCCGGCCACGTCGCGGAGCGCCCGGCCAAGTCCGGCGGCGTCGGCCTGCTGGCACTCGTCGCCGTTCCCGTCGTCCTCGTTGTCCTCCTGTTCACCATCGTCGGCATCCCGCTCTCGCTCGTCGGTGCCGTCGCCTTCGGGGTCGCGGCGTGGGTCGCGGTCGTCTACGGCCAGTTCGCCATCGGGTCGTGGGCGCTCTCGCTCGCTGACCGGGAAAACCGCTGGCTCGCGCTCGTCGTCGGCCTCGTCGGCTTCGCTCTCCTCGGCGCGATTCCAGTCCTTGGCGGCCTGCTCGAACTGGTCGCGTTCCTGCTCGGCCTCGGTGCCCTGGCGCTCACACTCCGAGAGTCATACCGAAACCGCGGCGCGGAGCCATCTGGAGGCCGGCAAACGACGCTTGATGAGAGCGCCGGCGACACCGCCGCGGCGTGA
- a CDS encoding 2,3,4,5-tetrahydropyridine-2,6-dicarboxylate N-succinyltransferase: MSLQADVEALWERKQDGLSATDATDDHLDVLAEFLAALEAGEVRAAEKSGGEWEANAWVKQGILLNFGLRETVAREYGGVDYHDVLPLRETADLGERGTRNTPDGTTIRRGAYLGEDCIMMSPSFVNIGAYVGDGTLVDSCDTVGSCAQIGENVKLGANTLIGGVLEPVENAPVIVEDEVSLGAGCRVTSGFVVGEGSIVGENTLLTPRIPVYDLVEDEVLYGELPPERRAFQRFVDSSVGENDLIPGGAYKPAVVATDVEEETLEATEREDALRE; this comes from the coding sequence ATGAGTTTGCAAGCAGATGTCGAAGCCCTCTGGGAGCGGAAACAGGACGGCCTCTCAGCGACCGACGCGACTGACGACCATCTCGACGTACTTGCGGAGTTCCTCGCGGCGCTGGAGGCCGGCGAGGTCCGTGCCGCGGAGAAGTCCGGCGGCGAGTGGGAGGCAAACGCCTGGGTCAAACAGGGGATTCTGCTGAACTTCGGCCTCCGCGAGACCGTCGCTCGCGAGTACGGCGGCGTTGACTACCACGATGTACTCCCGCTGCGAGAGACCGCGGACCTCGGCGAGCGCGGGACTCGCAACACGCCGGACGGGACGACCATCCGCCGGGGCGCGTACCTCGGCGAGGACTGTATCATGATGTCGCCCTCCTTCGTCAACATCGGGGCGTACGTCGGCGACGGCACGCTCGTCGACTCCTGTGATACCGTCGGCTCCTGCGCACAGATCGGCGAGAACGTCAAACTCGGCGCAAATACGCTTATCGGCGGCGTGCTCGAACCGGTCGAAAACGCGCCGGTTATCGTCGAGGACGAGGTGTCGCTGGGCGCTGGCTGCCGTGTCACCAGCGGGTTCGTCGTCGGCGAAGGGTCTATTGTCGGCGAGAACACGCTCCTGACACCCCGGATTCCGGTGTACGACCTCGTCGAGGATGAAGTACTGTACGGCGAACTGCCGCCAGAGCGGCGCGCGTTCCAGCGCTTCGTCGACTCCTCGGTCGGTGAGAACGACCTGATCCCCGGCGGGGCGTACAAGCCTGCTGTCGTGGCGACCGATGTGGAGGAGGAGACGCTGGAAGCGACAGAGAGAGAAGACGCGCTTCGGGAGTAG